From Chiloscyllium plagiosum isolate BGI_BamShark_2017 chromosome 38, ASM401019v2, whole genome shotgun sequence, a single genomic window includes:
- the si:ch211-248a14.8 gene encoding UDP-galactose/UDP-glucose transporter 7 isoform X2, with translation MGSSSTSTASASLLSSLSVRCFTAVLDHRHLLESKKNVPAYALKLALLTVVVLQLLSQARLLKIQPYSLESGEIFLLPSICFSFHSVLTLWAVTSSNSVGFNFIRQFTPLATLALTEIFKLKKRTSSNSAFLVLLVTLCSALAGIQNFTDEALVYAYGVLNLMFKSTYLILIQEMYEDRKSSVVDVYYTCSINTCPLLLLYCLLHPDTPQIFSSGSWSSLIFLGFFSLVLLLGCLLNFLVFLCTLMSSALTMNIFEVAKTDILMLRNISPHEWTFSLPLLTSLLISISGVGVYMYKEAWKLNTGMKKEAMCITT, from the exons ATGTTTTACGGCTGTTTTGGATCATCGTCACCTTTTGGAGTCAAAGAAGAATGTCCCTGCTTATGCCCTGAAATTG GCATTATTGACCGTTGTGGTGCTGCAATTGCTGAGCCAAGCCAGACTGTTGAAGATCCAGCCGTACTCACTGGAGAGTGGAGAGATTTTCCTGCTTCCTTCtatttgttttagttttcatTCAGTGCTAACCCTGTGGGCTGTGACCAGCTCCAACTCCGTAGGGTTTAATTTTATCAGACAGTTTACACCCCTGGCCACCTTGGCATTGACAGAAATATTCAAGTTGAAGAAAAGAACATCCTCCAACAGTGCTTTCTTGGTACTGCTGGTGACTTTGTGCTCTGCTCTTGCAG GGATTCAGAACTTCACTGATGAAGCTCTGGTATATGCCTATGGAGTATTAAATCTCATGTTCAAGAGCACGTACCTCATTTTGATCCAGGAGATGTATGAAGACCGCAAGTCGTCGGTGGTGGATGTCTATTACACGTGTAGCATTAATACCTGTCCGCTGCTGCTGCTATACTGCCTTCTCCATCCTGATACTCCTCAGATCTTCTCATCGGGCAGCTGGTCCAGTCTGATCTTTTTGGGCTTCTTCTCCTTGGTGCTGCTGCTTGGGTGTTTGCTGAATTTTCTTGTCTTCCTGTGCACCTTGATGAGCTCAGCCCTGACCATGAACATATTTGAAGTTGCAAAGACAGACATACTGATGCTGAGAAACATTTCCCCACATGAATGGACTTTCTCACTCCCTCTTCTCACCAGCCTTCTCATCAGTATCAGTGGAGTAGGGGTCTATATGTATAAAGAAGCCTGGAAGCTGAATACAGGAATGAAGAAAGAGGCAATGTGTATCACCACCTGA